A DNA window from Aminipila luticellarii contains the following coding sequences:
- the cuyB gene encoding cysteate racemase translates to MSKLIGIIGGMGPMASQLFYKMVTDMTEAGRDQEHLNMIIYSDASMPDRTSAILKGDYKQVHDQLLADARVLEQSGCEAIGITCNTAHFFADMIKDEIHIPIIHMIQETAEKVAEKAKGEKVAVLATDGTIKTELYQKRLEQAGVIPFILPEDMQKLVMYEIYDRVKNGQPCDEEKWNEIDQFIRNAGCKKAILACTELSVIKEEIHLDDFYIDPMSVLAAKVIEFSGKKLK, encoded by the coding sequence ATGAGTAAATTGATTGGCATAATAGGTGGTATGGGGCCTATGGCTTCCCAGCTGTTTTATAAAATGGTAACGGATATGACGGAAGCCGGTCGTGATCAGGAACATTTGAATATGATTATATATAGTGATGCGTCCATGCCGGACAGAACATCGGCCATATTAAAAGGGGACTATAAGCAGGTTCATGACCAGCTGCTGGCGGATGCCAGAGTTTTGGAACAAAGCGGGTGTGAGGCTATTGGAATTACCTGTAATACGGCACATTTCTTTGCAGATATGATCAAGGATGAAATTCATATTCCGATCATACATATGATTCAGGAAACGGCTGAAAAGGTAGCGGAGAAAGCAAAAGGGGAGAAGGTGGCTGTACTGGCTACGGACGGAACGATCAAAACAGAGCTGTATCAGAAGAGATTGGAGCAGGCAGGAGTAATTCCGTTTATTTTGCCGGAAGATATGCAGAAGCTTGTCATGTATGAAATTTATGACAGAGTGAAGAACGGGCAGCCCTGTGATGAAGAAAAGTGGAATGAAATTGATCAGTTCATAAGAAATGCCGGCTGTAAAAAGGCCATTTTAGCTTGTACGGAACTCTCTGTCATAAAAGAAGAAATTCATTTAGATGATTTTTATATCGATCCCATGAGCGTATTAGCGGCTAAGGTCATTGAATTCAGCGGCAAGAAATTAAAGTAA
- a CDS encoding S-layer homology domain-containing protein, whose product MKQTLKKRLGSLIVSLCMVLTMMPAVAFAEEGSICSIGDQNFTSLSTALDTVKDGETIKLLQPIDYDKSIQIQGIHVTFDLNGFNLNVTAPNSDQGQGIIPGLYVTGKQGKPGQVELTGNGAFNVSGGTGVQADDGSTATVNNAKGIISSMGNQGIGALAAGDGSVVTVLNRAEGERIGARSDRGGTVTVYGDAIGGYCGAYATGERSLIKIKGDAMATGDDIDTSYSYIVMGVYAEDGGEVSVQGNAEASTVKEGISPYGVLANFNGTVTVKGNATAAGKSGSGACAQNGMAADDPNISKPGGSVTVGKDAIGEKRGATAANSGSSLLVKGDAVATGTDGIGARANSQSKVTVEGNATGVQYGVLALNNGEVVINGNVEAAETGAGAVTDDDGSGTVTIDGRITVTDPSKYIAVGASAAPEYKAITDMSASTTKPDYDTYSSGSNYVWVKIPAIPAVTYLITFNINDGSASPDTSMQTNGDGKLSALPNPNRNNYYFDGWFTERSNGIKVTESTVFDADTTLYAHWTPTNNNNGGNSGGGGGSSAVTAGLTVKDLADGKKSDVAIKSTAGTVTLPSDMLSNLNVAKTAKAEVKMTTVNPSNLTKEVQTILAGRPIVSLSLLIDGKVTEWNNSKAPVTVSIPYVPTAEELQNPSGITAYYIDSKGNLTEMAGAKYDPATKSVVFKTIHFSYYAVGYKAAAAPKVRFSDVLTNAWYYEAVNFCAEKGITSGTSDTTFSPNAELTRGQFLTMLMKAYSIEPVSNPTDNFADAGNTYYTGYLAAAKAKGISNGIGNNSFAPNQAITRQEMFTLLYNALKGLDKLPAADNGKSLADFNDNRKVASWATDAMDLLVKSGTVSGSGGKLDPTGGTTRAQMAQVLHNLVKK is encoded by the coding sequence ATGAAACAAACCTTAAAAAAACGGCTGGGCAGCCTGATAGTATCCCTGTGTATGGTACTCACCATGATGCCGGCGGTGGCCTTTGCAGAAGAGGGCAGTATTTGTTCCATCGGAGATCAGAACTTCACCTCTTTGAGCACCGCTCTGGATACGGTGAAGGATGGAGAGACCATCAAACTCTTGCAGCCGATCGATTATGATAAAAGCATTCAGATCCAAGGCATTCATGTAACCTTTGATTTGAACGGATTTAACCTGAATGTTACAGCACCTAATAGTGATCAAGGACAGGGTATAATCCCCGGATTATATGTTACCGGAAAACAAGGAAAACCCGGACAGGTCGAACTTACAGGTAATGGTGCATTTAACGTAAGCGGAGGCACTGGTGTGCAAGCTGATGATGGCAGTACAGCCACGGTTAACAATGCGAAAGGAATCATTTCTTCAATGGGAAATCAGGGTATTGGTGCTCTGGCTGCAGGAGACGGCAGTGTTGTTACGGTGCTTAACCGTGCCGAAGGGGAGCGCATAGGTGCAAGGAGTGATCGTGGAGGCACTGTTACTGTATATGGTGACGCCATTGGGGGATATTGCGGTGCTTATGCTACCGGTGAAAGGTCTTTAATTAAAATAAAAGGTGACGCAATGGCAACCGGAGACGATATTGATACAAGCTACTCCTATATCGTTATGGGCGTATACGCAGAAGACGGCGGCGAGGTGAGCGTTCAAGGAAACGCTGAAGCCAGTACAGTGAAGGAGGGCATATCTCCATATGGCGTACTTGCAAATTTCAACGGTACGGTTACGGTCAAGGGAAATGCAACTGCGGCGGGAAAATCGGGCAGCGGAGCATGTGCTCAAAATGGAATGGCTGCAGACGATCCAAATATCAGCAAGCCTGGCGGCAGTGTTACCGTAGGGAAAGATGCCATCGGCGAGAAACGCGGTGCAACTGCGGCAAATTCGGGAAGTTCTTTGCTTGTGAAGGGCGATGCGGTGGCTACTGGTACAGATGGAATCGGTGCACGTGCCAATTCCCAATCGAAGGTTACGGTCGAAGGGAATGCTACAGGCGTTCAATATGGAGTTCTGGCACTGAATAACGGTGAAGTCGTTATCAACGGAAATGTTGAAGCTGCGGAAACCGGCGCAGGCGCAGTGACCGACGATGACGGCTCCGGAACCGTTACAATAGACGGAAGGATTACCGTAACAGATCCTTCAAAGTATATTGCCGTTGGTGCTTCTGCCGCACCGGAATATAAGGCGATTACCGACATGTCTGCATCCACGACAAAACCGGATTACGATACCTATTCGTCCGGTTCCAACTATGTGTGGGTCAAAATTCCGGCAATACCGGCAGTAACTTATCTTATTACATTTAATATCAACGACGGTTCGGCTTCTCCGGATACTTCTATGCAAACGAACGGTGATGGAAAGCTGTCGGCTCTGCCTAATCCCAACCGAAACAATTACTATTTTGACGGCTGGTTCACGGAGAGGAGCAATGGCATAAAAGTTACTGAAAGTACTGTGTTCGATGCCGATACGACCCTCTATGCCCACTGGACACCTACCAACAACAATAACGGTGGCAATTCAGGCGGCGGTGGCGGTTCATCCGCAGTGACCGCCGGACTGACAGTGAAAGATCTAGCCGACGGAAAGAAATCTGATGTTGCGATAAAGAGTACTGCCGGTACTGTGACCCTTCCGTCCGATATGCTCAGCAATCTGAATGTGGCAAAGACCGCAAAGGCGGAGGTCAAGATGACCACTGTGAATCCAAGCAATCTAACCAAAGAAGTACAGACCATCCTTGCGGGACGTCCGATTGTTTCCCTTAGCCTGTTGATTGATGGCAAGGTTACGGAATGGAACAATTCCAAAGCACCGGTTACAGTAAGCATTCCGTATGTACCGACTGCTGAGGAACTTCAAAATCCGAGCGGCATCACCGCTTATTACATCGATAGCAAGGGAAATCTTACCGAGATGGCAGGGGCGAAATACGATCCGGCAACAAAATCGGTTGTGTTTAAAACCATCCATTTCAGTTACTATGCGGTAGGCTACAAAGCGGCAGCTGCTCCTAAAGTGCGTTTTAGCGATGTTCTGACAAATGCGTGGTATTATGAAGCAGTGAATTTCTGTGCTGAAAAGGGCATTACCAGCGGCACATCGGATACTACGTTCAGTCCAAATGCAGAATTGACAAGAGGCCAGTTCCTTACCATGCTGATGAAAGCCTATAGTATTGAGCCGGTTTCAAATCCAACCGACAACTTTGCGGATGCAGGAAATACCTACTACACCGGTTATCTTGCAGCAGCAAAAGCAAAAGGAATCTCCAATGGCATTGGAAATAACAGCTTTGCTCCAAACCAAGCTATCACTCGTCAGGAAATGTTTACTTTGCTTTACAACGCATTGAAGGGACTTGACAAACTTCCTGCGGCTGATAACGGTAAGAGCCTTGCAGATTTTAACGATAACAGAAAAGTTGCAAGCTGGGCGACAGATGCCATGGACCTGTTGGTGAAATCAGGAACAGTCTCCGGCAGCGGCGGCAAGCTGGATCCGACAGGCGGCACGACCCGTGCACAAATGGCACAGGTACTGCACAATCTGGTGAAGAAGTAG
- a CDS encoding helix-turn-helix transcriptional regulator, which produces MASYPRLNDIFITERLKERLSEIGNHPITTVIAPMGFGKTTAVNWWAKRLAKSRGEAVVLRQMIVTDSVTDFWSGFCRAFKGYPQLLEEMKALGYPKDVPATALLSELLHETLSASSSPLYFIMDDLHLLEKNTVTALLLLLSRNLPDCVHLILLSRNQIFSEEERMRLGHLLCEIGADDLRLNARELKAYADRCGLAASPEELDTLVLQSEGWISMIYLNFKSYAQNGHWLSSSSDIFDLIHQVLLVPLESRQREFLILIGMTDEFTAGQAAYLWQHGDAQSLLDSLTKNNAFITRSEQGIYRYHHMLRHCVRLMFAEKPEGYRQESYSRLGKWHLKEQEYIAAYFAFAAAYDWVGLLATLTEDNAKSLNSEHSRAFVEWSENCPKEILLQNPAAIVVFMLKLFSFHCISEIKQMKKLLLVSLEQNTSLTEEERNNILGDAEVAESLLAYNDISAMSVYHRRACLLLRRSTVSVDSKGTWTFSSPSIFMSYHRRVSYADSESAEMKECMPYYYQVSNGHGNGAEHSFAADLFYERGEVTDADISNRMARSAARRKNQYSVLMCCEFLDLRMAIFQGNYDRVKQKSHELREWLYKERQYALLNTLDMCLGFLYSLLGFPEYAPKWFAEGKLSEALIMFPATPMLHTFYNQLLLAQEEWTEVIARQEECKALYGIYHNVLCEIRLHIQLSAALEQLGRRKEALDELKLALDSALPDGIVMPFAESGAYLLELLKELKGRELYTEEIEKICSLSEQFHASREQIRREHFGENESYGLSERELIIARLAAQRKTNREIAEELHLAEGTVRNQLSRIFDKLGLAGDGKNKRILLENLLKNKKQ; this is translated from the coding sequence GTGGCATCTTACCCCCGACTAAATGATATTTTTATCACGGAACGATTAAAAGAGCGGCTTTCTGAAATTGGCAACCATCCGATTACCACTGTTATTGCCCCCATGGGCTTTGGAAAGACAACGGCGGTGAACTGGTGGGCGAAGCGGCTTGCGAAAAGCCGAGGGGAAGCGGTCGTTCTGCGCCAGATGATCGTTACGGACAGTGTGACTGATTTTTGGAGCGGATTTTGCCGTGCCTTTAAGGGATATCCCCAACTGCTTGAAGAGATGAAAGCACTGGGATATCCTAAGGACGTACCCGCCACGGCTTTGCTGTCGGAGCTGCTGCATGAGACTTTATCTGCCAGTTCCTCTCCGCTCTATTTTATCATGGATGACCTGCACCTTCTGGAAAAGAACACCGTTACCGCACTGCTCCTGCTGCTCTCCCGAAATCTGCCCGACTGCGTGCATCTTATTCTCTTATCTCGAAATCAGATTTTTAGTGAAGAAGAGCGGATGCGCCTTGGACATCTGCTCTGCGAAATCGGAGCAGACGATCTCCGGCTCAATGCTCGGGAATTAAAAGCATACGCCGATCGCTGCGGTCTTGCGGCTTCCCCGGAAGAACTGGACACTCTTGTACTGCAAAGTGAGGGATGGATTTCCATGATTTATCTGAACTTCAAATCCTATGCACAGAACGGCCACTGGCTGTCCAGCTCGTCGGATATTTTCGACCTCATCCATCAGGTATTGCTGGTGCCATTGGAATCACGGCAGAGGGAATTCCTTATTCTTATCGGCATGACAGACGAATTTACCGCAGGGCAGGCGGCATACTTGTGGCAGCACGGCGATGCACAAAGCCTTTTGGATTCTCTCACCAAAAACAACGCCTTTATTACAAGAAGCGAGCAGGGGATTTATCGCTATCACCACATGCTGAGACACTGCGTCCGGCTGATGTTTGCCGAAAAGCCGGAAGGCTACCGGCAAGAAAGCTATTCCAGGCTTGGGAAATGGCACTTAAAAGAACAAGAGTACATAGCCGCCTATTTTGCCTTTGCCGCCGCCTATGATTGGGTCGGTTTGCTGGCAACTCTGACGGAGGACAATGCGAAGAGCCTCAACAGCGAGCATAGCCGAGCTTTTGTTGAATGGAGCGAGAACTGCCCGAAAGAAATCTTGCTACAGAACCCTGCCGCTATTGTGGTCTTTATGCTCAAACTGTTTTCTTTCCATTGTATTTCTGAAATAAAGCAAATGAAGAAATTACTTCTCGTATCCTTAGAGCAGAATACCTCCCTGACAGAGGAGGAGCGCAACAATATTTTGGGGGATGCGGAGGTAGCAGAAAGTCTCCTTGCTTATAATGACATCTCCGCTATGAGCGTCTATCACCGCAGAGCCTGCCTGCTTCTTAGGCGAAGCACTGTAAGCGTAGACTCGAAGGGAACGTGGACCTTTTCCTCTCCGTCGATTTTCATGTCGTATCATCGCAGGGTGAGCTATGCGGACAGTGAAAGTGCCGAGATGAAGGAGTGCATGCCATATTACTATCAAGTGTCGAACGGTCATGGCAACGGTGCGGAGCACAGCTTTGCTGCGGATTTATTCTATGAGAGAGGCGAAGTGACCGACGCCGATATTTCGAATCGCATGGCTCGATCGGCGGCAAGACGGAAGAACCAGTACAGCGTTTTGATGTGCTGTGAGTTTCTTGACCTGCGCATGGCAATTTTTCAAGGCAATTATGATAGGGTAAAGCAGAAGAGCCATGAGCTGCGGGAATGGCTTTATAAGGAGCGGCAGTATGCCCTTTTAAATACCTTAGATATGTGCCTTGGCTTTCTTTATAGCTTATTAGGTTTTCCTGAATATGCACCGAAATGGTTCGCTGAGGGGAAACTGTCCGAAGCCTTGATTATGTTTCCCGCTACGCCGATGCTGCACACCTTCTATAATCAGCTCCTGCTGGCACAGGAGGAATGGACGGAAGTGATCGCAAGGCAGGAGGAGTGTAAGGCACTCTACGGCATTTATCACAATGTCCTCTGTGAAATCCGGCTTCATATTCAGCTTTCGGCTGCTCTTGAACAGCTGGGCAGACGCAAGGAAGCTCTGGATGAACTGAAACTGGCATTGGATTCGGCTCTTCCCGATGGTATTGTCATGCCTTTTGCCGAGAGCGGAGCATATCTTCTTGAGTTGTTGAAGGAGCTGAAAGGCAGGGAATTGTACACCGAGGAAATCGAAAAAATCTGCTCTTTGTCGGAACAATTTCATGCTTCAAGAGAACAAATCCGCCGGGAGCATTTTGGAGAAAATGAAAGCTATGGTCTATCGGAACGGGAACTTATAATAGCTCGGCTGGCCGCTCAGCGCAAGACCAATCGGGAGATTGCGGAAGAGCTTCATCTTGCCGAGGGGACGGTGAGAAATCAGCTGTCACGGATTTTCGATAAGTTGGGATTGGCAGGGGACGGTAAGAATAAACGTATCCTGCTTGAAAATTTACTGAAAAATAAAAAACAGTGA
- a CDS encoding helix-turn-helix domain-containing protein, with protein MKEINIAKVLVNKRKEKGITQVELANYVGVSKASVSKWETGQSYPDITFLPQLAAYFNISVDELINYKPQMTKEDIRKLYQSLSDDFTSKPFDSVMEGCRETIKKYYSCFPLLLQMGILMINHLELLKDPQKSASLTEEARNLFTRIREECGDVSIIRQALYMEALCCLISGDPHAALELLDGTVLPVLPPESILASAYQMTGRTDEAKSVLQIGIFQNIVALFNFFPAYLMLCVKDPGKFEEVLRRSLVVAETFDMSHLHPGVLIGLYISAAQGYIAQENHDKALEMLEKYTEIVTSDIYPLCLHGDAFFDLLDGWLAELDLGTDLPRDEKTIRKSMCDAIVNHPAFLALSGEQRFQSIAEQLQNNCK; from the coding sequence ATGAAGGAAATCAATATTGCAAAAGTCCTTGTTAATAAGCGTAAGGAAAAGGGCATCACTCAGGTTGAGCTTGCCAATTACGTTGGAGTTTCAAAAGCATCGGTCTCCAAATGGGAGACGGGGCAAAGTTATCCCGATATTACCTTTCTTCCGCAGCTGGCCGCGTACTTTAACATCAGCGTGGACGAATTGATAAATTATAAGCCACAGATGACAAAAGAGGATATTCGAAAGCTGTACCAAAGCCTGTCGGATGATTTTACGTCAAAACCATTTGATTCTGTGATGGAAGGCTGCCGGGAGACCATTAAAAAGTACTATTCATGCTTTCCGTTGCTGCTGCAAATGGGAATACTGATGATCAATCATCTGGAATTGCTGAAGGATCCACAAAAATCGGCATCCTTGACGGAGGAGGCCAGGAATCTTTTTACCCGGATCAGAGAAGAATGCGGCGATGTATCCATTATCAGGCAGGCTCTGTATATGGAGGCTTTGTGCTGCCTCATTTCAGGTGATCCACATGCCGCGCTGGAGTTGCTGGACGGAACGGTGCTGCCGGTGCTGCCCCCAGAATCCATTTTGGCTTCTGCTTATCAAATGACTGGGCGTACCGATGAGGCCAAATCCGTTTTGCAGATTGGGATTTTTCAAAATATCGTCGCCCTGTTTAATTTCTTTCCCGCTTATCTCATGCTGTGTGTGAAGGATCCGGGTAAATTTGAAGAGGTGTTGCGGCGCTCACTTGTTGTAGCAGAAACGTTTGACATGAGCCACCTGCATCCCGGTGTCCTGATCGGCCTTTATATTTCAGCGGCACAGGGATATATTGCACAGGAAAATCATGATAAGGCTCTTGAAATGCTAGAAAAATATACTGAGATCGTAACAAGCGACATTTATCCATTGTGCTTGCATGGTGATGCCTTTTTTGACCTTTTGGACGGCTGGCTGGCAGAACTGGATCTGGGAACAGATCTTCCACGGGACGAAAAAACGATTCGAAAAAGCATGTGTGACGCGATTGTTAATCACCCGGCGTTTTTAGCTCTCTCAGGTGAACAGCGTTTTCAGAGCATCGCTGAACAGCTTCAAAACAATTGTAAATGA
- a CDS encoding gamma-glutamylcyclotransferase family protein, with product MLYIAYGSNISKNRMRERCPGARFITKGIVDNCTLQFHYKADIIPVHDYELPVVVWDIPESEVPNLDRAEGYPKHYSKEQLEVSPVPPLNFEQLVELVGVENVRKADDYGVAEIIGTAYAMTDWKKTEWKEHSKQTTIEYAEHIITGYKEQGFDGWHLHDLWYALCRGEKSPESRS from the coding sequence ATGCTCTACATAGCTTATGGAAGCAATATATCAAAGAATCGCATGAGGGAACGCTGCCCAGGCGCCAGATTTATCACTAAAGGTATAGTGGATAATTGCACTTTGCAATTTCATTACAAAGCAGATATCATACCAGTACACGATTACGAATTGCCGGTCGTGGTATGGGATATCCCGGAAAGCGAAGTACCCAATCTTGACCGAGCCGAAGGTTATCCGAAGCACTATAGCAAAGAGCAATTAGAAGTTTCTCCAGTTCCACCATTAAATTTTGAGCAGCTAGTTGAACTTGTTGGCGTCGAAAATGTCAGGAAAGCCGATGATTATGGAGTTGCTGAAATCATCGGTACAGCATATGCTATGACAGACTGGAAGAAGACAGAGTGGAAAGAACATAGCAAACAAACAACGATTGAATATGCGGAACATATCATAACTGGATATAAGGAACAAGGGTTTGATGGATGGCATTTGCATGATTTGTGGTATGCGTTGTGTCGGGGAGAAAAAAGCCCTGAGAGCAGGTCGTAG
- a CDS encoding PDDEXK nuclease domain-containing protein — MCTDDEFFADLVFYNRILRCFVVIEIKTHKLTHEDLGQLQMYVNYYDRFEKLSDENSTVGILLCTAKNDLLAKITLPENNTNILTSKYELYLPSERELIEEIKEVISLSDDKEKE; from the coding sequence ATTTGCACGGATGACGAATTTTTCGCAGACTTGGTATTCTATAACCGGATTCTCCGATGTTTTGTGGTGATTGAAATTAAGACGCATAAACTCACACATGAGGACTTGGGGCAGTTACAAATGTATGTCAACTACTATGACCGATTTGAGAAGCTTTCCGATGAAAACTCAACAGTCGGTATATTGCTCTGTACAGCAAAAAACGATTTGCTGGCGAAAATCACTCTGCCAGAGAATAATACAAATATATTGACGAGCAAATATGAGCTTTATCTGCCGTCAGAACGTGAGTTGATTGAGGAAATCAAAGAGGTTATCAGCCTTTCGGATGACAAGGAGAAAGAGTAG
- a CDS encoding N-acetyltransferase has product MIRLAKYEDLDTIMDVYEIARKYMADTGNATQWADSYPEREMLEKDIRHEQLFVYIDNDKIHGVFAFIIGPDETYSYIEDGSWKNEELYGTIHRIASDGTVKGLFGRCLDFCTQKISNLRIDTHHDNHTMQHLIETNGFERCGIIYVQDGSPRIAYQYVK; this is encoded by the coding sequence ATGATACGACTTGCAAAATACGAAGATTTAGATACCATTATGGATGTATATGAAATTGCCAGAAAATATATGGCAGACACCGGCAATGCCACCCAATGGGCAGATTCCTACCCTGAGCGTGAAATGCTGGAAAAGGATATTCGGCACGAACAGTTATTTGTATATATAGACAATGATAAAATACATGGAGTCTTTGCCTTTATAATCGGACCGGATGAAACCTATTCTTATATAGAAGATGGGTCATGGAAGAATGAAGAACTTTATGGGACGATACACCGCATTGCCAGTGATGGAACGGTAAAGGGGCTGTTCGGACGGTGCTTAGACTTCTGCACTCAAAAAATATCCAATTTACGGATCGATACGCATCACGATAATCATACGATGCAGCATTTGATAGAAACGAATGGATTTGAAAGATGCGGCATTATATATGTTCAGGATGGAAGCCCCCGGATTGCATACCAATATGTAAAATAA
- a CDS encoding flavodoxin family protein, producing MKTTVRYYTRSGNTKKLAEAIAKEAGAEAKECSAPLTEPVDLLFLGGSVYWGGIDKNLRQFIAQLDKEKVKCVAVFGTSALKKEPDLELEKLVREKGIPVSRHSFHCWGAFAAMHKGHPDSDDLKQAANFVQAALNEVK from the coding sequence ATGAAAACAACTGTACGTTATTATACCCGCAGCGGTAATACAAAAAAGCTGGCTGAAGCTATTGCGAAAGAGGCTGGTGCAGAAGCCAAAGAATGCTCCGCACCTCTCACTGAACCGGTTGATCTGCTATTTTTAGGAGGCTCTGTTTATTGGGGCGGAATAGATAAAAACTTAAGACAGTTTATTGCACAGCTTGATAAGGAAAAGGTAAAATGTGTTGCTGTGTTTGGCACATCAGCTCTTAAAAAAGAGCCGGATCTTGAGCTTGAAAAGCTGGTCCGGGAAAAAGGAATCCCTGTATCCAGGCACAGCTTTCATTGCTGGGGAGCGTTTGCTGCCATGCATAAAGGACATCCGGACAGCGATGATTTGAAACAAGCGGCGAATTTTGTACAGGCGGCATTAAATGAAGTAAAATAA
- a CDS encoding radical SAM protein yields MLDLNEFMNNGIKNISDTAKRFYLGNFRGQAFTLRTVSALHKSAKIRERHERKGIHIPPFLIASVATECNLRCAGCYARANGSCGDGEVREQLSASDWRRVFAEASDIGVSFILIAGGEPLLRRDVIDSAAEFENILFPVFTNGTMINEDYMNLFDGHRNLIPVLSIEGDAEKTDSRRGRGVSEKVGQVIEGLKDRGILFGASITVTTENQKAVTDPNFVDTLRESGCGLIFYVEYVPVEKGTEHLALNEEALHVLTAQLDSLRENQKKGMIILSFPGDEEKMGGCLAAGRGFFHINAAGGAEPCPFSPYSEMNLKEQSLLTVLQSSFFKKVRVISAAEAGKHKGGCTLFQYEREVNQALS; encoded by the coding sequence ATGTTAGATTTAAATGAATTTATGAACAATGGAATAAAAAATATTTCAGATACTGCCAAACGGTTTTATCTCGGTAATTTCCGGGGTCAGGCCTTTACTCTGCGCACCGTATCCGCTTTGCACAAGAGTGCAAAAATTAGAGAGCGTCATGAGCGGAAGGGTATACATATCCCACCATTCCTGATTGCAAGCGTTGCGACTGAGTGCAATCTGAGATGTGCGGGTTGTTATGCACGGGCAAACGGAAGCTGCGGTGACGGCGAGGTGAGGGAACAACTCAGCGCCTCTGATTGGCGAAGGGTATTTGCGGAGGCATCAGACATCGGGGTATCTTTTATCCTTATTGCCGGAGGCGAGCCTCTTTTAAGGCGGGACGTGATTGATTCAGCGGCAGAGTTTGAAAATATTCTGTTTCCCGTTTTCACTAACGGAACCATGATAAACGAGGATTATATGAATCTGTTTGATGGGCACCGCAATTTGATTCCGGTACTCAGCATTGAGGGCGACGCCGAAAAAACGGATTCCCGCCGAGGGCGTGGGGTGTCTGAGAAGGTCGGTCAGGTGATTGAGGGGCTGAAAGACCGCGGTATACTGTTTGGTGCATCCATTACGGTAACCACAGAGAATCAAAAGGCGGTAACGGATCCCAACTTTGTTGATACCCTGCGCGAAAGTGGCTGCGGCCTTATTTTCTATGTAGAGTATGTTCCTGTGGAAAAAGGCACAGAGCATTTGGCTTTGAATGAAGAGGCTCTGCATGTCCTTACGGCACAGCTTGACAGTCTGAGGGAGAATCAGAAGAAAGGAATGATTATCCTGTCCTTTCCCGGTGACGAAGAGAAAATGGGCGGATGCCTTGCTGCCGGGCGAGGGTTCTTTCACATCAACGCTGCAGGCGGAGCCGAGCCTTGCCCTTTCTCTCCTTATTCGGAAATGAATTTGAAAGAACAATCCCTTTTAACCGTTTTGCAATCCTCCTTTTTTAAAAAAGTCCGTGTAATAAGTGCGGCAGAAGCAGGGAAGCATAAAGGTGGATGTACTTTGTTTCAATATGAACGGGAAGTCAATCAGGCATTGAGCTAA
- a CDS encoding winged helix-turn-helix transcriptional regulator, whose protein sequence is MSTQKKQEAVRQDEDLLCPIRYIMSIFSGKWKLPIVCMLSGDTPLRYSTIKRRLGDITNVMLSQSLKDLEAAGIVHREQFNEVPPRVEYTLTEKGISVLPALEKLGEWAIGAMQEDTSCGILCTKCQATT, encoded by the coding sequence ATGTCCACCCAAAAGAAACAGGAAGCCGTACGGCAGGATGAAGATTTGCTCTGTCCTATTCGTTACATCATGAGTATATTCAGCGGTAAATGGAAATTACCGATTGTATGTATGCTTTCGGGAGATACCCCCTTAAGGTACAGCACGATTAAAAGAAGATTAGGCGATATTACAAACGTCATGCTGTCACAGTCACTTAAGGACTTGGAAGCGGCAGGTATTGTCCACAGAGAACAGTTCAACGAAGTGCCGCCGCGAGTAGAATATACACTGACTGAAAAAGGCATCAGTGTCTTACCGGCTCTCGAGAAGCTGGGAGAATGGGCTATTGGTGCGATGCAAGAAGATACTTCCTGCGGGATTCTGTGCACAAAATGTCAGGCTACCACATGA